CAGAAAGTTGAGTGCTGCACAGCTGGACCGTATTATTGCCGCTACAAGGCTTTCCGCCTCCTCTTATGGCTTACAGCCGTATAAGATCCTGGTGGTAGAGAATCCGGCAGTAAGAGAACAACTGAGAAAAGCTTCATGGAATCAGACGCAGATTACAGATGCCTCGCATCTGGTAGTGTTTGCCAGGTATAACGATTTACAGGCGTCTCACGTAGATGACTATACGAAAAATATCGCGGCTACCCGTAATATCAACCCCGAAGATCTGGCAGGTTTTGCCGGTGTTATGAAGGGAACCGTAAACCGGTTGGACGCAAAGGATGCAGCAGTGTGGACTTCCAAACAGGCTTACCTGGCACTGGGTACACTGCTCACCGCAGCAGCTGCTGAAGACATTGATGCCTGCCCGATGGAAGGCTTTGATGCTGCACAGTATGATGAAATTTTAGGACTCAAAGATAAAGGACTTGCTACTGTAGTAATAGCTGCAATTGGTTTCAGAGCGGATGATGATGTGATGCAACATGCTAAAAAGGTACGTAAGCCAATGGATGAATTGGTAGAGATGATTTAAAGACAGGACCAGGATTTGATGGATTTAAAAAGATCACCCTGATTGATCACGTAGATAAGAGGAAAGACCAGCTATAATGGCGCTTTTATATCTACCTGATCAATCAGGGTGATCTTTTTAAATCCATCAAATCCTGGTCCTATTAGTAATTAATTTTGTAATTTGGACCTCCACACAGATTTATCACCTCAAATAATAAAAAATTTCTAACATGAAAAGATTTGCATCTGCCAACTGGCAAGGCACTGGTAAAGAAGGTAAAGGAACCGTGAGTTCACAATCCACTGTACTGAATAACACACAGTACTCCTTCAGCAGCCGTTTTGAAGACGGTATCGGCACTAACCCCGAAGAGCTAATTGCTGCTGCTCACGCCGGCTGTTTCACCATGAAACTGAGCTTCGTGATTACCGGCGCTGGTCTCACTCCCGGTAACATCGATACTAAATGCACCATAACCCTCGATAATGGCGCTATTACTTCCAGCCACCTCGAAGTAAAAGCCAGCGTTCCTGGTCTGGATGCAGCAAAATTTGCTGAAATGGCCGCAGACGCTAAAGCGAACTGCCCTATCAGCAAACTGCTGAATACCGATATTACCATGGATGCCGTACTGGTATAACCAGTATTTACGGATTTACGATTTTTTTGATTTAGTTATTTAAAAATGCAGCGGAGATCACCTTTGGGTAATTTCCGCTGCATTTTTTAAATAACAAAATTCGTAAATCAAAAAATTCGTAAATCCATAAATATTCTGTCCACTTTTTTCAACATATCATCCATTCCAATCCACAACGTTTATACCGATCTTTGTATGGTATAAATAAGGAGATTTTTTATGGAAAAGATTATTCATCGTGCAGATAGCAGAGGTTATGCCAATCATGATTGGTTAAAGAGCCATCACTCATTTAGTTTCGCAAATTATTACGATCCCAACAGGATTCATTTTGGTGCATTGCGTGTACTGAATGATGATTTTATAAAGGGTGGAATGGGCTTTGGCGCGCATCCACACGATAATATGGAAATTGTATCTATCATCCTGGATGGTGGGATGGAACATCGTGATAATACCGGCAGACAGGCAGTGATACGCAGAAACGATGTACAGGTAATGAGTGCAGGTACCGGTATCATGCATTCAGAATTTAATGCTTCCAAAACGGAAGATGCGAATATGTTACAGATCTGGGTATTTCCTAAAGAACGGAATGTAACACCAAGATATGATCAACGGACATTTGATCCGACTGCACGTGAAAACGCGCTACAGGTAGTGATTTCACCGGATGCCGCGGATGATGCACTGCACCTGAACCAGGACGCATGGTTTTCATTAGGAAAGTTTGATGCCGGTCAGCAAATTGATATTTCATCAAAAGTTCCCGGTATAGGCAGCTACCTGTTTTTGATCAGCGGAGAAATAAAAGTTGCAGATGAAATACTGCATACACGTGATGCTATCGGCTTGTCTGATTACAACAAAATAACAGTTGATATACTGAAACCGGCAGAGTTTTTGCTGATAGATATACCGATGCTGAACTAATCATACACTTCGTTATATATTAACCCGTTATATTCAGGAAGAGATCAGCCGTAAGGCTGGTCTCTTCTTTTTATTATTTTCATAGCAGTTATAAAACTTTTTTCAATGCAATCATTCCTGGCACAACAGTATTGGCACAACACGGTACAAGATTATTGCATAGCACTTGGCACTTTCATCGTCATTGTTTTGCTCATTCTGATCTTAAAAAAAATTATACTAAAAAGAATAAAAAACTGGGCTTCCGGAACGGAACGTAAGTTTGATGATTTCTTTGTAAGAGGTTTTGAACGCACAGTTGTTCCTTTATTATATATCGGAGGCATATACATTGCACTGCAGCAGCTCACACTAGCACCTAAAGTTGATAAGTGGACAGGCATCTTCTTTTCTATCTGCGTTACCTTTTTTGTTGTACGTGCGGTCACGACTTTACTGCAATTCATGTTTGTAAGTTATCTCTCCGGACAGGAAAGAGGCGAAGAGAAAACCAAGCAGGTGAAAGGTATCATGGTGGTGGTATCCGCATTGATATGGGGTATTGGCATATTGGTGTTGCTGAGTAACTGGGGCTTTAATGTGACTACCTTTGTGGCCGGTCTGGGTATTGGTGGTATTGCCATTGCACTGGCTGCGCAAACGATCCTGGGTGATTTATTCAGTTACTTTGTTATCTTCTTCGACAAGCCATTTGAAATAGGTGATTTTATTATTGTGCAGGATAAACTCGGCACGGTAGAATATATCGGTATTAAAACTACACGTTTGCGCAGTCTCAGTGGTGAACAGCTGGTATTTTCAAATACTGATCTGACCAATTCGCGCGTGCATAATTACAAGCGGATGGCAACGCGGCGTATCGTATTTAAATTCAATGTTGCTTTAGATACGCCGAGAGATAAGCTGGCATTGATTCCTGGCATGGTAAAAAAGGCGGTGGCTGATGCAGGGAATGCATTTTTCGACAGATCACACCTGTTGAATTTTGGCGACTTCTGTATCGTGTATGAGAATGTTTTTATTGTGCAGTCAGGAGATTATAACCTGTATATGGATATACAGCAGGCCATTAACCTGCAATTATTTGAAGCATTTGAAAAAGAAGGGATTAAATTTGGCATTCCTACACAAAATTTATTTCTTAACCAACGGGCAACTGAAACAACGGAGAAATTATAATGTTATTAGCGACAGATCTTGACGGTACCTTCTTAGGTGGTACAGCAGCAGATAAAGAAGAATTATACAGTTTATTGAATAACAGGGAAGATATTCAACTGGTGTTTGTAACGGGAAGGGGTATACGTAGTGTACTGGCATTACTGGAAAACCCTGCGATACCAAAACCGGAGTATATCATTTGTGATGTGGGTGCCACCGTAACACACCTGGCCTCCATGGCGCCTGTAGAACCAGTACAGGCCGGTATTGCAGCGCGTTGGCCGGGAGGGCATGTCCGGGAAACACTGAAAAGCGTGAAAGGATTACTTCACCAGGAAGCGCATCAGCAATACCGTTGTTCCTACTATTATGATGATGCTACAGATATCGATACCGCCAGATCAGTGGCTACTTCACTGCATTGTGACCTGATCCTGTCTGCGGGGAAATACCTGGACATATTGCCAAAAGGAGTGAATAAAGGAAATACGTTACAACAACTGTTGGGCGTGCTGGCATTACCACATGAACAGGTATTGGTGGCCGGTGATTCCATGAATGATTATTCCATGTATGAAATGGGCTTCAAAGGCGTTGTAGTGGGAGAAGCCGAACCGGAGCTGTTAGTCCGTACCAAGGGGATGCCCAATGTATTGCGGGCACAGCGTAGCGGCGCCGGAGGAATCCTCGAAGCCATGGAATTTTTCCCTGAGTTTGGCATCTACCTGTAAGCCGGAAAGTTATTATGGCCGCATTGAAAAAGATTGTAACTTAGAATAAGGTCTTTGCTATTGAATGGGTCTGAGGTAAACTGTTAAATGGATATTGGCTACCAGCGTTTGGTAATGATGGATACCTGTTTTATCATCTTTTAAACTGATAAATCAATACACCATGGAAATTACAACACAGCCTACCGATCTGCACCAGCAGATCAACTCATGGAAGGAAGCCGTGAACGATGTAAGAAATGATGTGAAAATGATGCGCGAAAGGTTGGAACAGATCGCGCTGAGTAAAGCTCCCCGTGAGGTAATGACGAAAGTAGAGCATTTTGAAAACCGTTTTCTTCGCCAGCGCGAAGTCGCCGATGAAATGTTTCACGATGT
The Chitinophaga sp. MM2321 DNA segment above includes these coding regions:
- a CDS encoding NAD(P)H-dependent oxidoreductase is translated as MDILQKLEWRYAVKKFDAARKLSAAQLDRIIAATRLSASSYGLQPYKILVVENPAVREQLRKASWNQTQITDASHLVVFARYNDLQASHVDDYTKNIAATRNINPEDLAGFAGVMKGTVNRLDAKDAAVWTSKQAYLALGTLLTAAAAEDIDACPMEGFDAAQYDEILGLKDKGLATVVIAAIGFRADDDVMQHAKKVRKPMDELVEMI
- a CDS encoding OsmC family protein, which gives rise to MKRFASANWQGTGKEGKGTVSSQSTVLNNTQYSFSSRFEDGIGTNPEELIAAAHAGCFTMKLSFVITGAGLTPGNIDTKCTITLDNGAITSSHLEVKASVPGLDAAKFAEMAADAKANCPISKLLNTDITMDAVLV
- a CDS encoding pirin family protein translates to MEKIIHRADSRGYANHDWLKSHHSFSFANYYDPNRIHFGALRVLNDDFIKGGMGFGAHPHDNMEIVSIILDGGMEHRDNTGRQAVIRRNDVQVMSAGTGIMHSEFNASKTEDANMLQIWVFPKERNVTPRYDQRTFDPTARENALQVVISPDAADDALHLNQDAWFSLGKFDAGQQIDISSKVPGIGSYLFLISGEIKVADEILHTRDAIGLSDYNKITVDILKPAEFLLIDIPMLN
- a CDS encoding mechanosensitive ion channel family protein, producing the protein MQSFLAQQYWHNTVQDYCIALGTFIVIVLLILILKKIILKRIKNWASGTERKFDDFFVRGFERTVVPLLYIGGIYIALQQLTLAPKVDKWTGIFFSICVTFFVVRAVTTLLQFMFVSYLSGQERGEEKTKQVKGIMVVVSALIWGIGILVLLSNWGFNVTTFVAGLGIGGIAIALAAQTILGDLFSYFVIFFDKPFEIGDFIIVQDKLGTVEYIGIKTTRLRSLSGEQLVFSNTDLTNSRVHNYKRMATRRIVFKFNVALDTPRDKLALIPGMVKKAVADAGNAFFDRSHLLNFGDFCIVYENVFIVQSGDYNLYMDIQQAINLQLFEAFEKEGIKFGIPTQNLFLNQRATETTEKL
- a CDS encoding HAD-IIB family hydrolase, with amino-acid sequence MLLATDLDGTFLGGTAADKEELYSLLNNREDIQLVFVTGRGIRSVLALLENPAIPKPEYIICDVGATVTHLASMAPVEPVQAGIAARWPGGHVRETLKSVKGLLHQEAHQQYRCSYYYDDATDIDTARSVATSLHCDLILSAGKYLDILPKGVNKGNTLQQLLGVLALPHEQVLVAGDSMNDYSMYEMGFKGVVVGEAEPELLVRTKGMPNVLRAQRSGAGGILEAMEFFPEFGIYL